In the Leptospira sp. WS4.C2 genome, one interval contains:
- a CDS encoding Cys-rich protein has protein sequence MKHGKWILTIAIAFFFINCQDIVEKKCQAACEVFVNCTEEELKLTLAPDVKRTGRIQCMDGCTTHNSDILQCYDQEPNSCKGFGQCLLQIGTLE, from the coding sequence GTGAAACACGGTAAATGGATCTTAACTATTGCGATAGCTTTCTTTTTTATCAATTGCCAAGATATTGTGGAAAAAAAATGCCAAGCGGCCTGCGAAGTCTTCGTCAATTGTACTGAGGAAGAACTAAAACTCACTCTTGCACCCGATGTCAAACGTACAGGCCGAATCCAATGTATGGATGGATGTACCACACACAATAGTGATATCCTACAATGTTATGACCAAGAACCCAATTCCTGCAAAGGATTTGGACAATGCCTCCTGCAAATTGGTACTTTAGAATGA
- a CDS encoding ArnT family glycosyltransferase, with protein sequence MKETLNPSERIFYRILLLIASLPVLFTLPLDVIDIDSSQYAGISRELVLSGDFFTLFDNGRRYLDKPILTFWTIATSFSLFGINNIAFRIPAILLSLLSVFSIYRITILTGGKERQGYLASFAYLLAPGFYAMIVDPKIDVYLTAYLVFTYHFYYLGRKKNPNFFYLMYLMMSMGFITKGPISVVIPALSIGGDILFRRDWKLLLSMRVPTGIFVLASLPAFWCVLLYKSFNSYGPSFFLWIQSFGRFYKEMYDVKFDPFYFYKSFSWAFFSGVVPMIIYIAFRTYNYIKSLGWKEILRKIRANEYKEIDFVIPFWVFLFLFLISFSRFPLPQYTYWVLPGAALYFGKIAEESLFRSTVERLRPSFLIAGLVYLVGYFLIPVFVADVGILYYVFGVIGILFIMLSAQLIPLEVLVTLVGATLFFCAISLEFYPLLTSYQPSKEFGVKIKELEPNEPVVYSFWLSNSKRSYGFYAERNFRNVYDKEKFDKLWSEKSERLLILPSEKLTQLQELVGPGYSVEPVLERESFKVATPNIVFLKKETRNLVTKKISLVWLKKIQGKSSKNSKV encoded by the coding sequence ATGAAAGAAACACTCAATCCTTCCGAAAGAATTTTTTATCGAATTCTATTACTCATCGCATCCCTTCCGGTTTTATTCACTCTTCCTCTGGATGTGATTGATATTGACAGCTCTCAATATGCAGGGATAAGCCGTGAACTCGTGTTATCTGGTGATTTTTTTACTTTGTTCGACAACGGAAGGCGTTATTTAGATAAACCCATCCTTACCTTTTGGACAATTGCTACATCCTTTTCTCTATTTGGAATTAACAATATTGCCTTTCGGATTCCTGCTATTTTACTCAGTTTGCTTTCTGTATTTTCGATCTATCGAATCACCATTTTAACCGGTGGAAAGGAGAGGCAAGGGTATTTGGCATCTTTTGCTTATCTACTAGCTCCTGGTTTTTATGCCATGATCGTGGATCCCAAAATAGATGTGTATCTCACTGCTTATTTGGTTTTTACTTATCATTTTTACTATTTAGGAAGAAAGAAAAATCCAAACTTCTTTTACTTAATGTATTTGATGATGTCTATGGGTTTTATCACCAAAGGTCCTATCTCCGTTGTAATTCCGGCTTTGTCCATTGGGGGAGACATTCTTTTCCGCAGGGATTGGAAGTTGTTATTATCGATGAGAGTTCCCACTGGGATTTTTGTCCTCGCTTCCCTTCCTGCCTTTTGGTGTGTTTTACTTTATAAAAGTTTTAACTCTTATGGCCCCTCTTTCTTTTTGTGGATCCAATCCTTCGGACGTTTTTACAAAGAAATGTATGACGTGAAGTTTGATCCATTCTACTTTTATAAATCCTTTTCTTGGGCTTTCTTTAGTGGGGTCGTACCGATGATCATCTACATCGCGTTTCGTACTTACAACTACATCAAGTCTCTGGGTTGGAAAGAAATCCTTCGCAAAATCCGCGCTAACGAATACAAAGAAATCGACTTTGTGATTCCATTTTGGGTATTTCTCTTTTTATTTTTAATTTCTTTTTCTAGATTTCCCCTCCCGCAGTATACCTACTGGGTATTGCCAGGGGCCGCCTTGTATTTTGGAAAGATTGCCGAAGAAAGTTTGTTTCGTTCCACTGTAGAGCGCCTTCGTCCATCTTTTCTCATCGCTGGTCTTGTGTATTTGGTAGGATACTTTCTCATTCCTGTTTTTGTTGCGGATGTGGGAATCCTTTATTATGTATTCGGTGTCATTGGAATTCTATTTATTATGTTATCGGCCCAACTCATTCCGCTTGAAGTGCTTGTCACTCTTGTGGGAGCCACTTTGTTTTTTTGTGCCATTAGTTTAGAATTTTATCCTTTACTCACAAGTTACCAACCATCCAAAGAATTTGGTGTCAAAATCAAAGAACTCGAACCAAACGAACCAGTGGTCTATAGTTTCTGGTTGTCCAACTCAAAAAGATCCTATGGTTTTTATGCAGAACGAAACTTTCGCAATGTATATGACAAAGAGAAATTTGACAAACTTTGGTCAGAAAAGTCAGAAAGGTTATTGATCCTTCCTTCTGAAAAATTAACCCAATTACAGGAGCTCGTAGGGCCTGGGTACAGCGTCGAACCTGTTTTGGAGCGTGAATCTTTTAAAGTAGCCACCCCAAACATCGTTTTTTTGAAAAAAGAGACAAGAAATCTAGTCACAAAGAAAATTTCTTTGGTTTGGCTAAAAAAAATTCAGGGGAAATCTTCTAAAAATTCGAAAGTATAA
- a CDS encoding methyl-accepting chemotaxis protein, with amino-acid sequence MKSLKYILGLYTFLSILILSVVVSTLILYLNWGLLVKVYRGEMENAGKSAGAELSNYYKSQLRIAGLLSKQREIVESFQSGKSEFATNLLVGIMRDANGEYENIFLSAPIQNAKIFAAGIPRSIGYQLEESKTGDHVVVALKKNFLIGSVQESPITGLPVSLVSFPIEDKGNLVGILWIALNLEQVSKRMGEGIHVGANGYVTAITTKGVVFAGPDKTKILKMDLSKIPEGRPILEAKDGAYFEYTENGKDFAFLIKRLEEWNTIIGVVLPKSDMNSGFIQVAITALVVVFFITALVVFGIFRFLKKRLLPLETSVATLDKMAAGDLTESFTLTNHDEIGQMNLALDGFVKSIRNSLGEIQAVAEEIASSSESLRDSSANFSDMAQGTAASAEEISATTEEVVASMETTATSTVKQHDNILEFNQKILELSKGAIQIEKDTMAALANTENITKQAKLGGESLNQMKDMIGVILESSSEMKEVIGIIDEISDQTSLLALNAAIEAARAGEAGRGFAIVAEEISKLSDKTAHSIQAIEDMIGKNSKELEEGAKGIRSSVELLNLIIRDIAEVESVMKRLSEATKSQLNYNQEVDERSAEVGRESESIRGAIEEQKRAIEQISQSVIGINNETMHIATGSDLVASSSKSLSHAADTLRSITKRFTIT; translated from the coding sequence ATGAAAAGTTTAAAATACATCCTCGGCCTCTATACCTTTCTTTCCATTCTCATTTTATCTGTGGTTGTATCGACTCTCATTTTGTATCTGAACTGGGGACTCCTAGTAAAAGTCTACCGAGGAGAAATGGAAAACGCAGGCAAAAGTGCTGGCGCCGAACTCTCTAATTATTATAAATCGCAATTGCGAATCGCAGGCCTTCTTTCCAAACAAAGGGAGATTGTGGAATCTTTCCAGTCAGGAAAATCCGAATTTGCAACCAATCTCCTCGTGGGGATTATGCGGGATGCCAATGGAGAATACGAAAATATTTTTCTATCGGCTCCCATCCAAAATGCAAAGATTTTTGCTGCTGGGATTCCACGTTCCATTGGATACCAATTGGAAGAATCCAAAACAGGCGATCATGTGGTTGTCGCACTCAAGAAGAATTTTTTAATTGGATCTGTTCAGGAATCACCTATCACTGGTTTGCCTGTGAGTTTGGTTTCTTTTCCCATTGAAGATAAGGGAAACCTTGTCGGAATTTTGTGGATTGCTTTGAATTTAGAACAAGTTTCTAAACGAATGGGAGAAGGAATCCATGTGGGAGCCAATGGTTATGTCACAGCCATCACCACCAAAGGGGTTGTATTTGCAGGCCCCGACAAAACAAAAATTCTAAAAATGGATTTAAGTAAAATTCCAGAAGGAAGGCCGATTCTCGAAGCCAAAGACGGAGCTTACTTTGAATATACGGAAAATGGAAAAGACTTTGCCTTTCTCATCAAACGACTAGAAGAATGGAATACCATCATTGGAGTTGTACTTCCTAAATCCGATATGAATTCAGGATTCATTCAAGTAGCGATCACAGCACTTGTTGTTGTGTTTTTCATCACTGCTCTTGTTGTCTTTGGGATCTTTCGGTTTCTTAAAAAACGTCTGTTACCGTTGGAAACATCTGTTGCTACTTTAGATAAAATGGCAGCTGGAGATTTAACTGAATCTTTCACTCTCACGAATCATGATGAAATTGGACAAATGAATTTAGCTCTTGATGGATTTGTCAAAAGCATTCGTAACTCTCTCGGAGAAATCCAGGCAGTTGCAGAAGAGATTGCGTCCTCTTCCGAAAGTTTGCGTGATTCTTCAGCTAATTTTTCTGATATGGCACAAGGAACAGCTGCCTCGGCAGAAGAGATTTCGGCTACCACAGAAGAAGTTGTGGCCAGTATGGAAACCACTGCAACCTCCACAGTCAAACAACACGACAACATCCTTGAATTTAATCAAAAGATTTTGGAACTCTCCAAAGGAGCCATCCAAATTGAAAAGGATACCATGGCAGCCCTTGCCAATACTGAAAATATCACTAAACAAGCAAAACTGGGAGGGGAGTCTTTAAACCAAATGAAGGACATGATTGGTGTCATCTTGGAATCTTCTTCGGAAATGAAAGAAGTCATTGGCATTATCGATGAAATCTCTGACCAAACGAGTTTACTCGCTTTGAATGCTGCCATAGAAGCAGCACGGGCTGGGGAGGCGGGTCGTGGGTTTGCCATCGTTGCCGAAGAGATCTCCAAACTTTCCGACAAAACCGCACATTCCATTCAGGCCATTGAGGACATGATTGGAAAGAACAGTAAGGAATTGGAGGAAGGTGCCAAGGGAATCCGTTCTTCTGTGGAATTACTCAATCTCATCATACGAGATATTGCGGAAGTGGAAAGTGTAATGAAACGTCTTTCGGAGGCTACCAAATCCCAACTAAATTACAACCAGGAAGTAGACGAACGTTCTGCCGAAGTAGGTCGTGAATCAGAATCCATTCGTGGGGCCATTGAAGAACAAAAGCGGGCCATCGAACAAATTTCGCAGTCTGTGATTGGTATCAATAATGAAACCATGCACATTGCCACCGGTTCCGACCTCGTTGCTTCGTCATCCAAAAGTCTATCTCATGCAGCAGATACCCTTCGATCCATTACCAAACGATTTACAATTACATAG
- a CDS encoding cytochrome c3 family protein: protein MNIKILKISVPIVAIAALAYLIFSPSRYVGYSPDQPIPFNHKIHAGDNKIDCKYCHTGVENSAHATVPPSSTCMNCHGAGNVAGNQEHVKWLKAQYDSNTPVPWVKVHDQPDFVYFNHSRHVQRGVDCSTCHGNMAEMVKVKQSKSLNMGFCVDCHRENNAPNDCSTCHR, encoded by the coding sequence ATGAATATAAAAATACTCAAGATCTCTGTGCCTATCGTCGCGATAGCTGCGTTAGCATATTTGATTTTTTCACCTAGCCGTTATGTGGGCTATTCACCCGACCAGCCCATCCCCTTCAACCATAAGATACATGCTGGCGATAACAAAATCGACTGTAAGTATTGCCATACCGGTGTTGAAAATTCGGCGCATGCCACAGTTCCCCCAAGTTCCACTTGTATGAACTGTCATGGAGCAGGTAACGTAGCGGGAAACCAAGAACATGTTAAGTGGCTTAAAGCACAGTACGATAGCAACACTCCAGTTCCCTGGGTAAAGGTCCATGACCAACCAGACTTCGTATACTTCAACCATTCAAGACACGTACAACGCGGTGTTGATTGTTCCACATGCCACGGCAACATGGCAGAGATGGTAAAGGTTAAACAGTCCAAGTCCCTCAATATGGGATTTTGTGTTGATTGCCATAGAGAGAACAATGCTCCTAACGATTGTTCTACGTGCCACAGATAA
- a CDS encoding TAT-variant-translocated molybdopterin oxidoreductase, with protein sequence MKDDSFQKEKKSLWQSYELRGTSRERELQKQEFYKSPDPLIAKIKKGDFDRKTFLKFMGASVVMTTVGCIQKPAEKIVPYVNLTIKNPDNNEVEQYDFVKHGHSYHYASVCGGCSVGCGVLVKAKDGRPLKLEGNPNHPISEGALCASGQASIFDLYDADRAKEPQQVVNGAAKSSDWFVLDKDVKEKLNANKGKTIVVTKPLTSPATQEFISEFLRSVGGGKHIEVAFHSSDDAITIAQEKSYGKAVLPNYHFDKAKVILSIDSDFLNNTSYHNDFSKRRDLQDKNVKSFNAFIAAETHPSMTGSNADQRVPIKPGDQRKFALVIAKALSDLGVGGATGVSGINVESSASELGISKEVVLRTAKALASAKGESLVVAGGSNTLTEDAVDLQIAVNMLNSMLGNDGKTIDVGNPLKEGLSNYSENLKNLAKDLKERKAGVVILFGVNPVYEAPNGDEWKKLLHEAAQVVQVSDRVDETALASNWLAPVSHFLESWGDNESVSGIVSIQQPTIRPLFQSKAFEDMLITWAGGSLLGVGSLYDYLKSKYSKKTNWEDLLRKGVLVSGNPKADKSGRSFRGNIAPIAASKSGLTVSLYESTAIGSGERANNSQLQELPDPVSKVTWDNYVAISPQYSRSSGIKLNDVVTVTVGGKSFELPALVQPGLHPEAVGIALGYGRTNVGEIGNGVGKNASILAKEVNGSFVYSGLSITLSPTGKKYKLATTQDHHMMSPGVMMGVEWKERPLIISAKLQDYAKNPGAGIPEPEIPKILIDGKLQRAQGANAPSDQPGSQFAYPGYKWGMAVDLTSCSGCGACVVACNIENNVPMVGRDEVRMGREMHWLRIDRYYIGDPEKPESLEIAHQPLMCQHCDNAPCETVCPVAATVHSSEGTNDMVYNRCVGTRYCSNNCPYKVRRFNWLEHWNEHNLLGEATPTFKARPPRNLGLNPDVTVRSRGVMEKCNFCASRVAEKKIAAKNEGRTLRDGEVKAACEQTCSSNSIVFGNVNDPESKVAKLLKDPRSYKLLEYLNIGPAVTYMTRVRNDV encoded by the coding sequence ATGAAAGACGATAGTTTCCAAAAAGAAAAAAAATCGCTTTGGCAGTCTTATGAACTTCGCGGAACTTCTCGCGAACGTGAATTGCAAAAGCAAGAATTCTATAAATCACCGGATCCCCTGATTGCTAAAATCAAAAAGGGTGATTTCGATCGCAAAACTTTCCTAAAGTTTATGGGTGCCTCTGTAGTTATGACTACTGTGGGTTGTATCCAAAAACCTGCCGAAAAAATTGTTCCTTATGTGAACCTCACCATTAAGAACCCAGACAATAACGAAGTAGAACAGTATGACTTTGTAAAACATGGACATTCTTACCACTATGCATCAGTTTGCGGTGGATGTTCTGTTGGTTGTGGTGTTCTCGTAAAAGCAAAAGACGGCCGACCTTTGAAACTCGAAGGAAATCCCAACCATCCGATTTCGGAAGGTGCACTTTGTGCTTCTGGACAAGCATCCATATTTGATTTGTATGACGCAGACCGTGCTAAAGAACCACAACAAGTGGTAAACGGAGCTGCAAAATCTAGCGACTGGTTCGTATTAGATAAAGATGTAAAAGAGAAACTAAACGCCAACAAAGGAAAAACCATTGTTGTGACAAAACCTCTTACATCTCCTGCAACACAAGAATTCATTTCTGAGTTCCTACGTTCTGTAGGTGGTGGAAAACACATCGAAGTGGCGTTTCATTCTTCTGATGATGCGATCACAATTGCTCAAGAGAAATCTTACGGAAAGGCAGTGCTTCCTAACTACCATTTCGACAAAGCAAAAGTAATCCTTTCCATCGACAGTGACTTTTTAAACAACACTAGCTACCACAATGACTTCTCTAAAAGAAGAGACTTACAAGATAAGAATGTAAAATCCTTCAATGCCTTCATTGCGGCAGAAACTCATCCGTCTATGACGGGTTCCAATGCAGACCAAAGGGTTCCTATTAAACCAGGGGACCAAAGAAAGTTCGCTCTAGTCATTGCAAAAGCCCTTTCTGATTTGGGAGTGGGTGGAGCTACAGGAGTTTCTGGAATCAATGTAGAATCTTCTGCATCGGAGCTTGGAATTTCCAAAGAGGTAGTTCTACGCACGGCGAAAGCTCTTGCTTCTGCTAAAGGTGAATCCCTTGTGGTTGCTGGTGGTTCAAACACTCTTACAGAGGATGCAGTTGATCTTCAAATCGCAGTCAACATGCTAAACAGCATGCTTGGTAACGATGGAAAAACAATCGATGTTGGAAACCCTTTGAAAGAAGGTCTTTCTAACTACTCTGAAAATTTAAAAAATCTCGCAAAAGACTTAAAAGAAAGAAAGGCCGGTGTGGTCATTCTTTTTGGTGTGAATCCAGTCTATGAAGCGCCAAACGGAGATGAGTGGAAAAAACTCCTTCATGAGGCAGCACAAGTAGTACAAGTGTCAGACCGAGTGGATGAAACGGCTCTTGCTTCGAATTGGCTTGCTCCCGTGTCCCACTTCCTTGAGTCATGGGGAGATAACGAATCGGTATCCGGGATTGTTTCCATCCAACAACCAACGATCCGACCACTCTTCCAATCGAAAGCATTTGAAGATATGCTCATCACTTGGGCTGGTGGATCTCTTCTTGGTGTTGGTTCTCTCTACGATTACCTGAAATCCAAATACTCGAAAAAAACCAACTGGGAAGACCTACTTCGAAAAGGGGTTCTTGTTTCAGGAAATCCGAAAGCAGACAAATCAGGACGATCTTTCCGTGGAAATATCGCTCCTATCGCAGCTTCCAAATCAGGTCTCACTGTTTCTCTTTACGAAAGCACCGCCATCGGTTCTGGAGAAAGAGCAAACAACTCCCAACTCCAAGAACTTCCCGATCCAGTATCGAAAGTCACTTGGGACAATTATGTGGCGATTAGCCCGCAATACTCTCGTTCGTCGGGAATCAAACTCAATGACGTAGTAACTGTGACAGTTGGTGGAAAGTCTTTTGAACTTCCAGCTCTCGTCCAACCGGGCCTCCATCCAGAAGCCGTGGGCATTGCTCTTGGTTATGGAAGAACGAACGTGGGTGAGATTGGAAATGGAGTGGGCAAAAATGCATCCATTCTTGCAAAAGAAGTAAACGGATCTTTCGTATACTCTGGCCTTTCGATCACTCTCTCACCGACTGGAAAGAAATACAAACTCGCTACCACCCAAGACCACCATATGATGAGTCCAGGTGTGATGATGGGTGTAGAGTGGAAAGAAAGACCTCTTATCATTTCCGCAAAACTTCAAGATTATGCAAAAAATCCTGGTGCCGGAATTCCTGAACCAGAGATTCCAAAAATCCTAATCGATGGAAAATTACAAAGAGCACAAGGTGCGAATGCTCCTTCTGACCAACCAGGAAGCCAATTTGCCTACCCAGGATACAAATGGGGAATGGCAGTGGACCTTACTTCTTGTTCTGGTTGTGGTGCTTGTGTTGTTGCATGTAATATTGAAAACAACGTGCCGATGGTCGGACGTGATGAAGTCAGAATGGGTCGTGAGATGCATTGGCTACGTATCGACCGTTACTATATTGGGGATCCTGAAAAACCAGAATCACTCGAAATCGCACACCAACCACTCATGTGCCAACATTGCGACAATGCTCCTTGTGAGACAGTTTGTCCAGTAGCTGCGACTGTTCACAGTTCGGAAGGAACCAACGATATGGTTTACAACCGTTGTGTGGGAACTCGTTACTGCTCGAACAACTGCCCTTACAAAGTGCGTCGTTTTAACTGGTTAGAACATTGGAATGAACACAATTTACTCGGAGAAGCAACACCTACATTTAAGGCTCGCCCTCCAAGAAACTTGGGTCTCAACCCAGATGTAACCGTTCGTTCTCGTGGGGTTATGGAAAAATGTAACTTCTGTGCTTCTCGAGTTGCTGAGAAAAAAATCGCAGCGAAAAACGAAGGGAGAACTCTACGAGATGGAGAAGTGAAGGCTGCATGTGAACAAACATGTTCTTCCAATTCCATTGTGTTCGGTAACGTAAATGATCCTGAATCTAAAGTAGCGAAGCTCTTGAAAGACCCTAGGTCTTACAAACTTCTGGAATACCTAAACATCGGACCTGCTGTCACTTACATGACTCGCGTTCGAAACGACGTTTAA
- the nrfD gene encoding NrfD/PsrC family molybdoenzyme membrane anchor subunit — MSLAQAVRDKLDIPDLVTGGKSLKDVTVDIAKPNEDFPTKLWWNTFLLVLTITLIDVAIIGYLFYEGLYLLGINNPVGWGFFVVNFVFWIGIGHAGTLISAVLFLFRQGWRTGINRAAEAMTIFAVLVAASNLILHVGRPWLGFWLFPYPNERGPLWVNFRSPLIWDTFAVSTYLSISMVFWYLGLIPDLATLRDRATETWRKNLYNVLAFGWVGSARSWSHLEIVSMILAALSTPLVLSVHTIVSFDFAVSILPGWHTTIFPPYFVAGAIFSGFAMVVTLMVIAREVFNLKNYITMKHLDNMNKIMMVTGLIVGLAYGTEFFIAWYSGNEYEVFAFWNRAFGPYGWAYFIMISCNVLSPQVFWFRKLRYNIPVMFIASLVVNVGMWFERFVIMMTLNRDFLPSSWAMYTPTLFDYAMLIGTFGIFFTLFLLWCRIMPVIAIAEVKTVMPQKEGAHH; from the coding sequence ATGTCATTAGCACAAGCAGTTCGAGATAAATTAGACATCCCCGACCTGGTAACAGGCGGGAAGTCGCTTAAAGATGTAACCGTTGATATCGCAAAACCAAACGAAGATTTCCCTACCAAACTTTGGTGGAATACTTTTCTTTTGGTTCTTACGATCACCCTGATCGACGTAGCCATTATCGGTTATTTGTTTTATGAAGGTCTTTACCTCCTCGGGATCAATAACCCAGTAGGTTGGGGATTTTTCGTTGTTAACTTCGTATTCTGGATTGGTATCGGTCACGCAGGAACTTTGATTTCTGCGGTTCTATTCCTTTTCCGTCAAGGTTGGAGAACAGGGATTAACCGTGCCGCAGAAGCGATGACAATCTTTGCCGTACTTGTTGCTGCATCGAACCTCATCCTTCACGTAGGTCGTCCTTGGCTCGGGTTTTGGTTGTTTCCTTATCCAAACGAAAGAGGCCCACTTTGGGTGAACTTTAGATCTCCACTCATTTGGGATACGTTTGCGGTTTCGACTTACCTTTCCATCTCTATGGTGTTCTGGTATTTAGGCCTCATTCCTGACTTAGCAACACTTCGCGACCGTGCCACAGAAACTTGGAGAAAGAACTTATACAACGTTCTTGCTTTTGGTTGGGTGGGATCGGCAAGATCTTGGTCTCATTTAGAAATCGTTTCCATGATTTTGGCAGCTCTTTCCACACCACTGGTTCTTTCGGTTCACACGATTGTATCCTTCGACTTCGCAGTTTCCATCCTTCCAGGTTGGCACACTACCATCTTCCCTCCATACTTTGTTGCCGGTGCGATTTTCTCCGGATTTGCTATGGTGGTAACTCTTATGGTGATTGCTCGTGAAGTATTCAATCTTAAGAACTACATCACCATGAAACACTTGGACAACATGAACAAGATTATGATGGTAACAGGTCTTATCGTAGGTCTTGCTTACGGAACAGAATTCTTTATCGCTTGGTATTCAGGAAACGAATACGAAGTGTTTGCCTTCTGGAACAGAGCCTTTGGTCCTTATGGTTGGGCTTACTTTATCATGATTTCCTGTAACGTATTGTCACCACAAGTGTTCTGGTTTCGCAAACTTCGTTACAACATCCCAGTGATGTTTATCGCATCTCTTGTGGTAAACGTAGGTATGTGGTTCGAACGATTTGTGATCATGATGACCCTGAACCGAGACTTTCTACCGTCCAGCTGGGCTATGTATACACCGACACTTTTCGACTACGCGATGTTAATCGGAACTTTCGGTATCTTCTTTACTCTCTTCCTTCTCTGGTGCCGAATTATGCCAGTGATTGCAATTGCAGAAGTAAAAACAGTGATGCCACAGAAAGAAGGAGCACACCACTAG
- a CDS encoding DUF3341 domain-containing protein: MYLPKLEQFHKYKEMDEGVLGLFETPEAIIHAAEKAKEKDYIGFDCILPYPVHGIDEAMGTPRSGLPWITFIAGIFGCTIGILFQYLTHAYDWPLNISGKSLNAWFAYVPIIFELTVFSAGIYTVAALCFLSGIPKATRRILHPDLTSHRFGLWIPKSAKGYNESEVLSFVKSLGGSEVTVVKPENQK, from the coding sequence ATGTATCTTCCAAAATTAGAACAGTTTCACAAATATAAAGAAATGGATGAAGGAGTTCTCGGTCTTTTCGAAACTCCCGAAGCCATCATACATGCGGCAGAAAAAGCCAAAGAAAAAGATTATATCGGTTTTGATTGTATTCTTCCTTATCCTGTTCACGGGATTGATGAAGCGATGGGAACGCCAAGATCTGGACTTCCTTGGATCACTTTCATTGCAGGTATCTTTGGATGTACGATAGGGATCCTATTTCAGTATCTCACTCATGCCTATGACTGGCCTCTCAATATCTCTGGAAAATCTCTCAACGCATGGTTTGCCTATGTGCCCATCATCTTTGAATTAACAGTATTTTCTGCAGGGATTTACACTGTAGCTGCACTATGTTTCTTAAGCGGCATTCCCAAAGCAACCCGTCGTATCCTTCACCCGGATTTGACATCTCACAGGTTCGGTCTTTGGATTCCTAAATCTGCAAAAGGTTATAACGAATCAGAAGTTCTTTCTTTCGTAAAAAGCCTTGGTGGATCGGAAGTAACCGTGGTGAAACCGGAGAACCAAAAATGA
- a CDS encoding cytochrome c encodes MKQNIFRVLAIAGLLVLVNCDYKTPVYEYFPSMFDSPARESQEDDSFATNGSASRIPPKGAIPVGYFPYPYATVPTPDSLTGPDKGLKNPITKVSLGDLMIGEKRYQTYCTPCHGVQGLGNGNVVGPAPRFEGPVPALVTDIVKGWTDGQIYHIITMGRGRMGSYAYQIEPEDRWKLIAYIRKLQEYEVKNKKAN; translated from the coding sequence ATGAAACAAAACATCTTTAGAGTTTTAGCAATTGCGGGACTTCTTGTACTTGTGAATTGCGATTACAAAACTCCCGTTTATGAATACTTCCCAAGTATGTTTGATTCTCCTGCACGCGAGTCGCAAGAAGATGATTCTTTTGCAACGAACGGTTCAGCGTCTCGTATTCCTCCCAAAGGTGCGATTCCGGTAGGATACTTTCCATACCCTTATGCAACTGTTCCGACACCTGATTCGCTCACAGGACCAGATAAAGGTTTAAAAAACCCTATCACCAAAGTAAGCTTAGGTGACCTGATGATTGGGGAAAAACGCTACCAAACTTATTGTACTCCATGCCATGGTGTGCAAGGTTTAGGAAATGGAAATGTAGTCGGACCTGCACCAAGGTTTGAAGGTCCCGTACCTGCTCTTGTCACTGACATTGTAAAAGGTTGGACTGACGGCCAAATTTATCATATCATCACGATGGGTCGGGGTCGTATGGGAAGTTATGCTTACCAAATCGAACCGGAAGACAGATGGAAGCTCATTGCTTACATAAGAAAACTTCAAGAATATGAAGTTAAAAATAAAAAGGCGAACTAG
- a CDS encoding SH3 domain-containing protein: MKQNIVLLMVVGASFVACSKNAEVVWHKNCDAKTNKATLDFTVPLYSEPDSNSKVVESVPVGTVVKVFESRNHNVWAPKYFIKVQTAKNEGYMSPRCFVVNQDPEQSVWRYSKGLVKDSKPFYDPADKTHYKRGTEYSNLKDLPKEKIPLSELTKGLEEVPYTNKNMLKQN, translated from the coding sequence TTGAAACAAAATATCGTATTACTAATGGTAGTCGGAGCAAGTTTTGTAGCTTGTTCCAAAAACGCAGAAGTGGTTTGGCATAAAAATTGTGATGCCAAAACAAATAAAGCCACTTTGGATTTTACTGTTCCTCTATATTCAGAACCAGATTCTAATTCGAAAGTTGTGGAGTCTGTTCCGGTAGGAACTGTGGTGAAAGTATTTGAATCTCGTAACCATAACGTATGGGCACCAAAATACTTTATCAAAGTGCAAACAGCAAAAAACGAAGGTTACATGAGCCCTCGTTGTTTTGTTGTCAACCAAGATCCTGAACAAAGTGTTTGGAGATATTCCAAGGGACTTGTAAAAGATTCTAAACCTTTTTATGATCCTGCGGATAAAACTCACTATAAACGCGGAACTGAGTATTCGAATTTGAAGGATCTTCCGAAAGAAAAAATCCCACTTTCTGAACTTACAAAGGGATTGGAAGAAGTTCCTTACACCAACAAAAACATGTTAAAACAAAACTAA